From Panthera tigris isolate Pti1 chromosome B4, P.tigris_Pti1_mat1.1, whole genome shotgun sequence:
cgccgcccccgccggAGGGACGCGCCAGGCCCGGCCGGGGCTGCAGCCgaggcgggggcggcgggggcgcgggcggcCGGACCCCTGCCCGCGGGGGCGGCCGAGCGCCCCCCACCGCCGCGCCCGCCCGgcgcccgcccccgccgcgccccccgccccgccgccccgcgccccccgccccgccgccccgcccgcgcccccgggccgcgcccccgccccccatgcaCCACCTCCTGCAGCAGTCGGCGGACATGGCGACCGCGCTGCTGGCCGGGGAGAAGCTGCGCGAGCTGATCCTGCCGGGCGCGCAGGACGACAAGGCGGGCGCGCTCGCCGCGCTGCTGCTGCAGCTCAAGCTGGAGCTGCCCTTCGACCGCGTGGTCACCATCGGCACCGTGCTGGTCCCCATCCTGCTCGTCACCCTGGTCTTCACCAAGAACTTCGCAGGTGAGGCTGGGGGCGCGCCCCGAGTCCCCGCCCCGGCGGCCCGCCGCCGGCCACCCGCTCGGGcccgggctggggctgggggtggaggtgggggtggggggcctcccAGCGCGCCCCCGAAGGccgccccccctcctccccgcatCGTCGCCCCTGTGTCGCCAGGCGCCCGGGGCTGCCTGcgagacccccaccccccgcctcggATGCATTGTTCCCACTCTCCGTGCGCGCCCCGCCAGCAGCGGGTGGACCCGTCCCGGACCCGGTGGTCTCAGGCGTCAGTGAGGCTCGGGGTCTGGCAGGCGAGCCCGGGAGGGGGAGTGGGCAGGCTCTGAGCggaggaggagtggagagaaggaCAGCTGATGCCAAAGGCCGGCAGAGCGCCCGCGCGGCAGGCAGAGTGCGGGGGGCCGGGCTCGCCACGAGGGTCCCTGAGATGCGGGCGGGTTCCGGTCGGCGGCGGGGAGAGGCCTTGGTCCGGGCGCCGCGAGCCCGCGAAGGGACGCCGCGGAGGTCCGGGAGGCTGGGCCGAGCGCCCTGCTGGCGGGCAGTGGACCCTCCTGGCCAAGCCGGAGGCGGGAAGCCTGTGAGGCCGGTGCAGGTGGAAGACGGGGCTCGACAGGGGCAGAGACGGGAACCAGCACAGGGGGAGTCCGAGATGTCGAGGCCGCAAGTGGCTGTCCGGGGGGCACCCGGAAGACCCTGGTTGAGGTGGGTTCAGGAGTGGGAGgaggcacggggggggggggggcggtgaggaggaggagagtggtGGGCAGTGCCCCCGCCCTCCCTAAGGAGCCGGTGGGTCGGCCGGCGGAGGCCGCTGgctggctggaggcagggagtggcgccccccccccacccagatcTGGCTGGCGATGGGTCCAGGGGGGCCCCTCAGCATTCCACTGGCCATGCTCGAGGGCCAGAGGTGCCGGCCcaaggcagagggggtgggggctcctgTGCACCCCTTCAGGAGGGACATGTGACCCTGTCCCCTGAGTGACATTGGCAGACCTTCTTGCACTCTGCATTGGTTCTGCCCCAAAGGGCTCGCTTTTTAGGGATCCTCATGACCTGGGAACTTCAGACCTGAATGGAGTACGTGCCCAGACACTCAGACACGCCCAGGACAGGACATTCCCTCGGGGATGGGAGGCTCCACGCGCTCAGACACAGGTGTGACCCACAAGTGTCACTCAGGGCACATGTGGATGTATTCCGTTTCTAACGCTACTGGATCAAATATGCACAAACTTGGCGATTCAAAACAACAGAACAGCTGTCAGTCTGGGGACCGCAGGTGCAAAATCCAGGTGTGGGTGGGGCCTGGCTCCCAGAGGCTCCGGGGAgggtccctcctgcctctccagtTTCTGAGGCTTCCTCGCccagtctctgcttccattttcacAAGGGCACCTCCTCCCTGGGTGTCTGGGTCCAAATTCCTCTTTTTTACGAGGACTCCAGTCATTGGGTTGGGGCCACCCTACTCCAGTGTGATCTGATCtcgatcacatctgcaaagaccctatttccaaacaaggtcagaTTCACAGGTACCAGAGGTCGGGACTTGGAACATCTTTTCGGGGGACACGATTCTGTCCCCTACAGATGTGCACAGTGGGGCAGGCTCAGGACCGTCATCCTCAGGTGACTCTCCTGTCTCCTCCATTCTGAGGTTCTGTGAGTCCAGCTCACCCCGTGTGGAGCCTCAGCGCCCCTCTGCATCCAGCCAGGCTTGGGCTGCTGGCATTTCCCAAGTTCATCCTTCATCCTTGGTCCGGGGGGTGCCCTGAGCTTTCCTGTGCCGGCCCGCCCCTCCACATTGACCTACATTTGCACACTGACATGCATGCGTCCACCTGGGCCCCTGAGCATGGACAAGGCAGGCCTTGTGAGCCTGGCCCCCTGGGACCTGGCATGCCCCGTGGAACACGCCTGGCCTTCGGGGTCCAGGGCTGCCCCAGGATAGTGTGTCCCAGATCACGGAACGAAGCAGGGCTGGCACCAGCTGATCAAGTGTTCTCTCTTGCGTCGCTGAGATGCCTTGCTCCAGCGGTCGCTCCCCTCGCCTGGACTAGGGTTCGAGGCAGGACAGTGGCTTTGTCGTAGTCTGAAGTGACCCATCTCCTGGTGCTTCACACAGAGCTTAGAAGCGCCCacgtcccctccccaggcccaagGACAGTGGGGCGCAGGAAACAGCGCCCTGCAGGCAGGAACCACATGTCCACAGGGTGAACTTCCAGGAGCGACCCTGCGACGACACATGGGGACGGGCTGGGGCAGGACTGCAAGAGGGACATGAGGTCAGAGGCTCTGGAggcccctctgcccagcccccgccccggACAGGAGCACACTTGGGGACCCCGTCCCCCCAGCACCATATCAGCATCCATCTGTGAAGGTGTCGGCCCAGGGGCAAGGGTCCAGCATGCGCCCTGTTGCGGCCAGAAGGATCCATGACCCGCCTGCTGGGAGCTGGCTGGGGGCACGGGCCTCGAACACTCCCCCGCCGACCCTGCCCAGGGTGGATGCCCGGTGCCTGGGTCCTCGCTGCGTGAGGGTCCCCCTGGAGCAGGGTGTGCCCATCGGGGACACGACAGTAAACATTCTGGCACCACCCAGCATGGTGAGGCGCTGATGCGGTGGCACCGGCCTCCTGGCCTAGAACCTGGCACAtccccagggtggggggcagcgGAGACCCCATGGCTCCCGGCCGGGGTTGCTGtgagcagcccccacccccacactggcACCGACCCCTGAGCAGTGGACAGAGGGGCCAGGTGGGCAGACAGCCTCAAGGGAAGCCAGGTTCCTCAGAGGTTATACGGGGTCCGCGCAGGGGAACTGACAACTGCTTTTTCTTGAAGTGGCCCCACGTGACCTGGGTGTGCCACTCTAGCCTGAAGGCGTGCAGGTGTCCCCAGAGTGTGTGCccttttccaaaagaaaagaaggcaagtgCTTTGCCCCTCCCAGGACTGGTGAGCCTGAGgtcccggtgggggggggggggcggctgaaTGGTCTCGGGGGAGGGGTGCCACACATGTCAGGGGCCAAGTCTCCCTGGGAGGACGTGGGGGCCACGAGCCAGGTCTGGGGGTAGGATCTCGGCAGCACTGGAGGAAGGCCGCTGACCCGCTCTGCATGGTGAGAGGGGTCCAGCTGGCCCGACGGCAGAGTGGCCGGGTCCTTCAGCGGCCGTGAGCCTGGGGGGCCAGTGCTGCAGACGGCAACGGGCCTGCCAGGTGGGGGCCCCCTGCAGCACCAGACACATTCTTTTGCTGTGGTTTTTGTGCCCGCCATCATCGGGGAGGGAAAACACAGCCCAGGGACGGCCACTTTTCCCGCAGTTCGGGCGGCATCCACTGTTCCTGGTGGCAGACACTGCGGTCCTGCTGGTGAGGCTTCGTGTCAGGTTCCAGGTCCCTGCCCTTGCCCACCTAGCGTCTGGGATCCCCAGGTCTGCCGTTCTCCGGGACAATGGGTCTTGGAcaggcacccctcacccctgcacgGCAGGCAGGGCCCACATCTATAAGTGCCCCTGGCCAGGTGGGACCTGCCCCGGCCGTCTGCCCTCTCAAAGATGAAGCCGCAGGCACTGCAGGGCCAGGGGTCTAACTCTGCCACTGGAAAAGGGCCCTGGGCCGAGGGGCCTGTCCTGCTGCCCTCTGGGATTGGGTTTCCCCCGGTGCACACAGAGACTCTTTGGATACGGAGAGGGACCTGAGGTTTGAAGTGCAGGTCAGTcgcgggtgggggctggggctggcagggctgtaccccccccccaccctgtgccaCAGCCaactgctggggggtgggggcgggggacccTGGGTGAGACCTCCGTGCCCCGGGCTGGTCGTAAGGGATGGAGCATCTCCTGGGCCCCGGAGCCTTTCTGTGTGGGGAACAGCAGGCCCCAGCCCGAGTCTCCTGTCTGCCCCCAGAGGAGCCCATTTACTGCTACACGCCGCACAACTTCACTCGCGACCAGGCGCTGTACGCTCGCGGCTACTGCTGGACGGAGCTGCGGGACGCGCTGCCGGGCGTGGACGCCAGCCTGTGGCCGTCGCTGTTTGAGCACAAGCTGCTGCCCTACTCGCTGCTGGCCTTCGCGGCCATCATGTACGTCCCCGCGTTGGGCTGGGAGTTCCTGGCCTCCACCCGCCTCACCTCGGAGCTCAACTTCCTGCTGCAGGAGATCGACAACTGCTACCACCGCGCCGCCGAGGGCCGCGCCCCCAAGATCGAGAAGCAGATCCAGTCCAAGGGGCCCGGCATCACGGAGCGCGAGAGGCGCGAGATCATCGAGAACGCCGAGAAGGAGAAGAGCCCGGAGCAGAACCTGTTCGAGAAGTACCTGGAGCGCCGCGGCCGCAGCAACTTCCTGGCCAAGCTGTACCTGGCGCGGCACCTGCTGATCCTGCTGCTCAGCGTGGCGCCCATCTCCTACCTGTGCACCTACTACGCCACGCAGAAGCAGAACGAGTTCACGTGCGCGCTGGGCGCGTCCCCGGACGGGCCGGCAGGGggcgcggcggcgggggcggcggccgtGCGCGTCAGCTGCAAGCTGCCGTCCGTGCAGCTGCAGCGCATCGTGGCGGGCGTGGACATCGTGCTGCTGTGCGCCATGAACCTCATCATCCTCGTCAACCTCATCCACCTCTTCATCTTCCGCAAGAGCAACTTCATCTTCGACAAGCTGCACAAGGTGGGCATCAAGACGCGCCGGCAGTGGCGCCGCTCGCAGTTCTGCGACATCAACATCCTGGCCATGTTCTGCAACGAGAACCGCGACCACATCAAGTCGCTCAACCGGCTGGACTTCATCACCAACGAGAGCGACCTCATGTACGACAACGTGGTGCGGCAGCTGCTGGCCGCGCTGGCCCAGTCCAACCACGACGCCACGCCCACCGTGCGCGACGCGGGCGTGCAGACCGTCGACCCCAGCGCCAACCCCGCCGAGTCCGAGGGCTCCGCCGAGCCGCCCGTGGTCAAGCGGCCGCGCAAGAAGATGAAGTGGATCCCCACCAGCAACCCGCTGCCCCAGCCCTTCAAGGAGCCGCTGGCCATCATGCGCGTGGAGAACAGCAAGGCCGAGAAGCCCAAGCCCGTGCGCCGCAAGACGGCCACCGACACGCTCATCGCGCCGCTGCTGGACGCGGGGGCGCGCGCCGCGCACCACTACAAGGGCGGCGGGGGCGACGCGGGGCCCGCCCCCGACAAGAAGCATGCGCGCCACTTTTCCCTGGACGTGCACCCCTACATCCTGGGCACCAAGAAGGCCAAGCCCGAGGCCGTGCCCGCCGCCGCCCTGCCCGCCTCCCGGAGCCAGGAAGGGGGTTTCCTGTCCCAGGCGGAGGAGTGCGCGCTCGGCTTGGCCGCAGCCCCCACCAAAGGTAGGCAGCCGGGCACCCCGGGCCCCGGGgaaggcagcccccccccccccccgcgcgcgcgcgcgcggtcCTCCCGGAACCGTGTGAAAGGCGCTAAGGAGCTGGCTGGGTGCACGAAGCTGGTgggcggctggggggggggggcagcctccAACCTGAGGGGACATTGCAGGCGGGCCCTGCCGGGCCCCGTGAAGCAGCTAGGAGAGCCCCAGGGGGATAGGACAGTAGGGTCACTCCGGCTCCAGAGAAGAGTCTGGAAATGGGCACTGCCGCTCCCGAGGCCGCGGGAGATTGAGCCCAAACGGGCTGGGTGGGAGGTGGTGGCGCAGAGGGGGTCGGCCTGGCCCCGCCTGGCTAAGGaggctgaaagagagagaatcaagccCTCGCggggcactgggggggggggccctcccgGGGGCCCTCCCCGCGGCCAGCCTGCCGTGGTGGGTCTGCCCCGGTGGAGAGAGGGGTGGCCCGAGGGTGTGACGTGCCTGTGTTCCTGGCTGTTGGCAGACGCTCCGCTCCCCGAGAAGGAAATCCTGTACCCCGCAGAGCCAGCCCGCGCCACGCTTCCTCCCGGGGGCCCGTTTCACGTCTGCTCGCCCCCCGCAGCCCCCGCCACAGCTCCTCTGTCGCCAGCCAGCCTAGGCAAGCCCGACCCCCTGGCTATCCTGAGCCGCAACGCCACGCACCCGCTGCTGCACATCAGCACGCTGTACGAAGCCCGGGAAGAGGAGGACGGGGGCCCCCGGGCTCCCCCGGACGTGGGCAGCCTCATCGccatccccccgccccagcagATGCTCATCGCCACCTTTGACGAGCCCAGGACAGTAGTGAGCACTGTGGAGTTCTGAGGGGCAGGGCTGCCCGGCCGCCACAGAGCAGCGCGTGGCCCGGCGGTGCCGCTGACCGCAGCCCCGAGTGGGTGTGGCCCCTCTGCTTTGCCCCCCCAACCGCCCGCACCTCCTGGCCTCCTGTCCGCATGCCACGGGGCCCGGCACCTTGCCCACCCGGCCCCCGAGGCAGCACCGCCGGGGTGCCGGCCGGGCCAGGGGCTGGCCTCGACCCCAGcggagcccccagccccccagctggCGAGGCCTGGAGccgccttccccctccccccgcagcaGGCGCTCAGCCGTGAGATTGAAGAGTGTATTTTTTTAGTCCATTTTGTCTTGGGTCCGGGATGCCGGCCCTGAGGGGCCCGGCTGTGGCAGGACGCCTCTGCTCCTGAGCCtggaaggaggctgggggtgaGCACACCACCAGGCCTAGCCGTGCCCGAGGGGCCATGCTCAGGTTTCCCCGCTGCAGGGACCAGGAGCCCCGGGGCGGGAGGTGCCGGGGCCCACCCTCCATCAGATCAACATATGCACTTTCTCCTCGTACCCCGACATACCCGTACTTTATTTTACTATGATTACTGTAACTACCGAGTGTACGTATTATCAGGACACAGGACGGCGTGTGCGTGGGCGCGTGAGCGAGAGGGCGAGGGCGCCAGCGTGCAAGTGGATGTGTGCGTGAGTGGGCACGAGCGGGCGGGCGCCAGCGCGAACGCACGGGTGTGTGACTGGGCACGGGGCTGAGACGGTGTGGACGCCAGCGTGCAAGGGAAGGAGTCCAACGCAATAACCACGTCCCCCCACCCAGGCCACCAGCCCCCCACCCGAGGGCCCACGCTGCTTCCGGTGGGCACCCAGGGCTGGCGCTCGGAGGGTCTGTCCCTATTACCTCAGCCACGGTGACAACGTGACAGTATTAACAAGGTAGCACCGAGcatatcaataaatattattctgATACCGCCCGAGTCCCGTGTGGTCCGTCTGCAGGAGGCCTGTGCTCTGAGCTTCCCGCGTCAGGGCGCCTCCGCTCACCATGGTCACGGGAGGCCGTGGGAGGTGCCCCGCTGCCCTCCAGGTCACCTTGGGGGCTCTACCGCACCCACAGTCAAGCGTTTATCACTTGTGGTTGACAGGTCGTGGCCTTTAACATGCACGCCCTCTGCGCCATGGGGTGACTCAGGTGAGCCCTGCCCCATCGGGGCTCACAGACGCAGCAAAGACAAAGGCATGAGCCCCCAGGAAGCTGTCCCCTCCATCGGATGCTTGGGGGGCAGGGGCCTGTTGGGTACActcaggggagcagggagagccGAGAACACTTCCCGGAAAAGGCACCCTTGATGTGGTCTGGGGGTGCTCATGATATTACAGGGACCCAGGACAGGGCACCTTCAACACTGGGCCCGGGACTCAGCTGGGGCTGAGGGCAGTCCCATGGGTCCACCTTGCAGCCACACGCCCTCCAGTCCATGGCTGATGACCCCGAGAATCTGAACAGGGGCTCCTTGGAGGCAGCGAGCTGGGGCAGCCAGACCAGCAAACTGTGGGCGCTAGGGCAGGCGGGTGCCGGCCTCACACGGTCAGGCTTGGCAGAGATCAAGCGGGCCCACTTGCTGTGCCGCAAAGACCTGACTGGCCCGGCCCCCTGGGATCCCCTCGGCAGGCCTGTCCGTGGGGGGAGCCTGACCTTCCCCAGAGCTGGGTGATCACTCAGAGACACAAGCAAAGGACTGCATCCCTCCGTTGGCTTTGAACGCAAGTTTCACCACCACTCTGGTCTGGGGAGGCCAGCAGATCAGGGGACAACTGCCATCGAAAGACAGCTCATCACTCACAGGTCCCAAGGGGAGGGGGCACGACGTGCCCAGGCTGGGGGCCACAGGGGGAAGCACCAGGCAGTCAGGAGGCAGAATGGGAACGAGAGAGGGAGCCTTTCCTGTGGGTGAGGCAGGTGCAGGCTTAGAACTGGCTCGTGTGAGTCACATCCGCGGGCCCCGGGGTTCCCCTAGTTGTCGGGCACCCGCCCTGGGTAGTGGGGGCAGGTGACGGAGAGTGTGGGAGTCCCACAGAGGGGGTGCTGGGCCGGAGCTCTGGATTGGCTGGTTTGCACACGGGAGTTTGTTGTCTCTAGGAATTAGCCAGCCCGGGGAGGAGTCGGCACAGCCCAGTGTCGGAACACGAGGCAACGAAAAGGCATCATTAATACACCCTGTCCCCAGAGAGCACCCCCCCTCACCTGAGCCACGACACTCCTCCCGGCCCGGCATCCCAGGCCGTGAAGCCCACCGCCCCTCGGGTTGGCGCTCACTGTTTCCATGTGTCCAGGGAAGAGACCCTGTGTCCCCGTAGGACCTGAGCAGCCCAGCCGGTCCTACAGGGTGGGACCGGCCCCTGGCCCCTCGGCAGCGCCCCCCTTGGCCCCCCCGCCATCAACCGGCCCCGTGACCCTGGGCGGGGTGGCTGTGTCCACCTGGGGCACTCAAGTCGTGCTGGCCTCAGGCAGCTGCTTTGGCCACAGTCTCCCTGCCGTTTCGTGAGTGGAGCTGGAGTCCCCAACCCTCCAAGGCCACGCTCACCTCCCCACCGCCGCCCGTCCACATGCAGAGCTCAGCCGGGCCCCGCTTGGCTCATCCTGCCCCGTGGCTCTGCTCAGAGTGGACTCAGAGTGGACGCGGCCCCAGGGCCCCGCAGAGGCGCGGCGAGTCTGCCTCACGCACCCTTCCTCCCGCCAGCGAACACAGGTACCGCTGGCTGAGGGACATCCGCACACACGCAGGTCCAGGCAGGGCTAGGGGCACCCCTGCTGGGGAGTCCCCCGGTCCCACGGAGCCACCTCCATGTCTTGGGTGAGGTGGCTCTGCCAGGCTGCCGGCCACCCGTCCCCTGGGCCAAGGCCGAGCAGGACACTTCAGACCCGGTCTCATCCAGAGCTCTGTCCTTGGAGTGTGACTGAGCCCCTGCCCTGGTTTGTTGGGGAAGAGGAGAGCCCCCGTAATCATCCCACAGAAGCACACCTCTCAGCGCAGGTGCTGAGGGATGCCACCCGACCCGGTGAGGGCAGGGGGCGCCCCACGGGCTCCAGTGTTCATCCGAAGCCccgtctcctctctccttccctctggccaGGGCACTGTGGCAGGTGTGGGCAACCGTCCCCGGCTCAGAGGAGACGGCTCAGGAAAGGCCTCGCGCTCCATCCCACACGCCCCAGACGGGCCGCGCCAGCACCACGGGGGCATCTCAACCAGACTCACTCCAGACCCCGGGgaagtccccccacccctcagtgtGGACCACAGCATACTGCCTGGCAAAACCCTGCTGCTCTCC
This genomic window contains:
- the PANX2 gene encoding pannexin-2; amino-acid sequence: MHHLLQQSADMATALLAGEKLRELILPGAQDDKAGALAALLLQLKLELPFDRVVTIGTVLVPILLVTLVFTKNFAEEPIYCYTPHNFTRDQALYARGYCWTELRDALPGVDASLWPSLFEHKLLPYSLLAFAAIMYVPALGWEFLASTRLTSELNFLLQEIDNCYHRAAEGRAPKIEKQIQSKGPGITERERREIIENAEKEKSPEQNLFEKYLERRGRSNFLAKLYLARHLLILLLSVAPISYLCTYYATQKQNEFTCALGASPDGPAGGAAAGAAAVRVSCKLPSVQLQRIVAGVDIVLLCAMNLIILVNLIHLFIFRKSNFIFDKLHKVGIKTRRQWRRSQFCDINILAMFCNENRDHIKSLNRLDFITNESDLMYDNVVRQLLAALAQSNHDATPTVRDAGVQTVDPSANPAESEGSAEPPVVKRPRKKMKWIPTSNPLPQPFKEPLAIMRVENSKAEKPKPVRRKTATDTLIAPLLDAGARAAHHYKGGGGDAGPAPDKKHARHFSLDVHPYILGTKKAKPEAVPAAALPASRSQEGGFLSQAEECALGLAAAPTKDAPLPEKEILYPAEPARATLPPGGPFHVCSPPAAPATAPLSPASLGKPDPLAILSRNATHPLLHISTLYEAREEEDGGPRAPPDVGSLIAIPPPQQMLIATFDEPRTVVSTVEF